One Prodigiosinella aquatilis DNA window includes the following coding sequences:
- the dauA gene encoding C4-dicarboxylic acid transporter DauA yields MNSHRINGTTPFSALIEACWREKYTLQRFTHDVIAGITVGIIAIPLAMALAIASGVPPQYGLYTSAVAGLVIALSGGSRYSVSGPTAAFVVILYPVSQQFGLSGLLVATLLSGVFLLLMGVCRLGRLIEYIPLSVTLGFTSGIGITIATMQIKDFFGLTMPVMPEHYVGKVIAIVHALPSLQIGDLLIGGTTLFVLLIWPKLHIRVPGHLPALLAGTAVMGILSLMHIEVATIGSRFSYLLADGSQGQGIPAILPQLVLPWNVPSASGQTMTLSLQSISALLPAAFSMAMLGAIESLLCAVVLDGMTGRKHRSNAELVGQGFGNIIAPFFGGITATAAIARSAANVRAGATSPVSAVIHALLVLLALLVLAPSLSYLPMAAMAALLLIVSWNMSEAHKVIDLLRRAPRDDIIVMVLCMSLTVLFDMVIAITVGIVLASLLFMRRIAKMTRLSELAGKLPNERLVLRVNGPLFFAAAERIFNDLLERSEGYHTIILQWDAVPVLDAGGLSAFMRFSELLPADKHLIITDIPFQPLKTLARANVTPIANRLSFYATLEQALAATAPQQDTPPE; encoded by the coding sequence ATGAACTCACACCGAATTAACGGCACGACACCGTTCAGCGCGCTGATAGAGGCATGCTGGCGTGAAAAATATACGTTACAGCGCTTCACTCATGATGTTATTGCCGGTATCACTGTAGGTATCATTGCCATACCACTGGCGATGGCATTGGCTATCGCCAGTGGCGTTCCACCGCAATACGGGCTTTATACTTCCGCCGTCGCCGGGCTGGTGATTGCACTCAGTGGCGGCTCCCGCTACAGCGTATCCGGTCCAACTGCCGCATTTGTGGTCATTCTCTATCCGGTATCCCAGCAATTTGGGCTCTCCGGGTTATTAGTGGCCACATTACTTTCTGGCGTATTTTTGTTGCTGATGGGGGTGTGCCGCCTTGGTCGCCTGATCGAATATATTCCCTTGTCTGTCACTCTCGGTTTTACCTCCGGGATCGGTATTACCATTGCAACCATGCAAATCAAGGATTTCTTTGGCCTGACGATGCCAGTAATGCCAGAACACTACGTCGGGAAAGTAATAGCGATCGTTCATGCGCTTCCTTCACTACAGATCGGTGATTTGCTTATTGGCGGTACCACCTTGTTTGTCTTACTTATCTGGCCAAAATTGCATATTCGCGTGCCCGGACATTTGCCCGCATTGCTGGCAGGTACGGCTGTCATGGGAATACTGTCATTGATGCATATAGAAGTTGCGACCATTGGCTCCCGCTTTAGCTATCTGCTGGCGGATGGCTCTCAGGGTCAGGGTATCCCGGCAATTCTTCCCCAACTTGTACTTCCCTGGAATGTTCCCTCAGCCAGTGGACAAACCATGACGCTCAGTTTGCAGAGTATTTCTGCCTTACTCCCGGCGGCGTTTTCCATGGCGATGCTTGGCGCTATTGAATCACTGCTGTGCGCTGTGGTGCTGGATGGTATGACTGGCCGGAAACATCGCTCAAATGCTGAGCTGGTGGGACAAGGTTTCGGCAACATCATTGCCCCTTTTTTCGGCGGCATTACCGCCACCGCCGCCATTGCCCGTTCAGCTGCCAACGTGCGAGCCGGTGCCACATCACCTGTTTCTGCTGTGATTCATGCTTTGCTGGTACTGCTGGCCTTGCTGGTGCTGGCACCGTCACTCTCTTACCTGCCAATGGCAGCGATGGCTGCTCTTTTGCTTATTGTTTCCTGGAACATGAGTGAAGCCCACAAAGTAATTGATCTGTTACGTCGGGCCCCCAGAGACGACATCATCGTAATGGTGTTGTGTATGTCATTGACTGTGCTGTTTGACATGGTTATTGCCATTACCGTGGGCATTGTGCTGGCATCACTGCTATTTATGCGCAGAATCGCCAAAATGACCCGATTGAGCGAGTTGGCGGGCAAGCTGCCGAACGAGAGACTGGTTTTACGCGTGAATGGCCCACTGTTTTTCGCTGCCGCGGAACGCATTTTTAACGACCTGCTGGAGCGCAGTGAAGGATATCACACCATTATTTTGCAGTGGGATGCCGTACCGGTATTGGATGCGGGTGGTTTGAGTGCGTTCATGCGTTTCAGTGAACTGCTGCCTGCCGACAAACATCTGATCATTACGGATATTCCGTTCCAGCCACTAAAAACCCTGGCTCGGGCCAATGTAACGCCCATCGCCAACCGTTTAAGCTTTTACGCTACGCTGGAACAAGCACTGGCGGCGACAGCACCGCAGCAAGACACACCACCAGAATAA
- the folM gene encoding dihydromonapterin reductase, with amino-acid sequence MTTSSSAPVLITGGAKRIGLALAHSFLAQNVPIIVSWRTYYPSLDILSQQGATCLQADFSTTENVYDFAKRVKALTPKLRAVIHNASTWRAEHHDEPLEQTLAEMLQIHVYTPYLLNQLLESCLCGQGVGGSDIIHLTDYVVEKGSEKHIAYAASKAALDNMTRSFAKKLAPDVKVNAIAPALIMFHPDDTAKYRQKALKKSLIETVPGEEEVVRLVHYLLSSHYMTGKTLGLDGGRPLR; translated from the coding sequence GTGACAACTTCTTCTAGCGCCCCCGTGCTGATTACCGGTGGAGCAAAACGCATTGGTCTGGCGTTGGCACACTCCTTTTTGGCACAGAATGTGCCCATAATTGTCAGTTGGCGTACATACTACCCGTCGCTGGATATATTGTCACAGCAAGGTGCAACCTGCCTGCAAGCTGATTTTTCAACTACCGAAAACGTTTATGATTTTGCCAAACGCGTCAAGGCGCTGACACCGAAGTTGCGGGCCGTTATCCACAACGCCAGCACCTGGCGGGCTGAACACCATGATGAACCGCTGGAACAAACACTGGCAGAAATGTTGCAAATCCATGTTTATACCCCTTACCTGCTTAATCAACTGCTGGAATCTTGTCTGTGTGGTCAGGGTGTCGGAGGAAGCGATATCATTCATCTAACCGATTATGTCGTGGAAAAAGGCAGTGAAAAACACATCGCCTATGCCGCCAGTAAAGCGGCGCTAGACAATATGACCCGCTCTTTTGCCAAGAAGCTGGCACCCGATGTCAAAGTCAATGCCATTGCGCCAGCACTGATCATGTTTCACCCAGACGATACTGCCAAGTATCGTCAGAAAGCTCTGAAAAAATCCTTGATAGAAACCGTACCTGGCGAAGAAGAAGTTGTCCGGCTGGTTCATTATCTGCTGAGTAGTCACTACATGACCGGTAAGACGCTGGGACTGGACGGTGGTCGTCCGCTACGCTAA
- the rstA gene encoding two-component system response regulator RstA translates to MYKIVFVEDDAEIGKLIAAYLGKHDIDVQIEPRGDTALAFIEKQKPDLILLDIMLPGKDGMTLCRELRPVFSGPIVLLTSLDSDMNHILALEMGADDYILKTTPPAVLLARLRLHFRQYAATPSSPLDKSQSVQLHKPLNFGLLCIDPINWEVTLDNENIVLSTADFDLLWQLATHAGQVMDREALLKNLRGVSYDGMDRSIDVAISRLRKKLYDNALEPVRIKTIRNKGYLFAPNAWETRLS, encoded by the coding sequence ATGTATAAAATTGTTTTTGTTGAAGATGATGCCGAAATAGGCAAATTGATCGCAGCGTATTTAGGCAAACATGATATTGATGTGCAGATAGAGCCCCGTGGGGACACGGCGTTGGCATTTATTGAAAAACAAAAGCCTGACCTGATACTGCTGGATATTATGTTGCCCGGCAAAGACGGTATGACGCTTTGCCGTGAACTGCGACCGGTATTCTCCGGTCCTATCGTTCTACTAACCTCTCTTGATAGCGACATGAACCATATTCTGGCGTTGGAGATGGGTGCTGATGACTACATTCTGAAAACCACACCGCCAGCGGTATTGTTAGCGCGGCTACGGCTACATTTCCGTCAATACGCGGCGACACCTTCGTCTCCGCTGGATAAATCACAATCGGTGCAACTGCATAAACCCTTGAACTTTGGTCTATTGTGCATCGACCCTATCAATTGGGAAGTCACACTGGATAATGAAAACATCGTACTATCCACCGCCGATTTTGATCTTCTGTGGCAACTGGCTACTCATGCCGGGCAAGTCATGGACCGGGAAGCATTGCTCAAAAACCTGCGAGGTGTTAGCTATGACGGCATGGATCGCAGTATAGATGTCGCCATTTCCCGTCTGCGCAAAAAATTGTACGACAATGCGCTGGAACCCGTTCGTATCAAAACTATCCGTAACAAAGGCTATCTGTTCGCACCCAACGCCTGGGAGACACGCTTATCATGA
- the rstB gene encoding two-component system sensor histidine kinase RstB, whose protein sequence is MRKLFIQFFLLLFASFLVMTLLVGLVYKVTAERAGRQSMNDLMKSSLYLIRNELRAIPPREWHQTINQMDLNLSFKLHIEPINKYTLSTREHQRLVQGEIIALDDEYTFIQRIPRSHYVLAVGPIPYLFFLHEIRLLNLFVLMLIGLSLALPVFLWMRPHWKAMLQLESAAQRLGDGHLEERTHFDNTSSLFRLGVAFNRMADNLNQLIASKKQLIDNIAHELRTPLVRLRYRLAISDNLTEKEQESINRDISQLEALIDELLTYARLDRPQVTLHLEAIALSDWLQKRVQDFQLVHADKKIELDIHQSANFGYVDLRLMERVLNNLVTNALRFCKSRLRIGLTLDQGVACLQVEDDGPGIAPQDRETIFEPFIRLDSGIENSSGGCGLGLAIVHAIVRAHGGDISVKSSSLGGARFIFRWPVITSTSASGGLPTKVVQSVTR, encoded by the coding sequence ATGAGAAAGCTGTTTATTCAGTTTTTTCTGTTACTTTTTGCCAGCTTTTTGGTGATGACCCTGCTGGTCGGGTTGGTTTATAAAGTTACGGCCGAACGCGCGGGTCGACAGTCCATGAATGATCTGATGAAAAGCTCACTTTATCTGATCCGTAATGAGCTGCGCGCTATTCCCCCACGCGAATGGCATCAGACCATTAATCAGATGGACCTGAATCTCTCGTTCAAACTGCATATTGAACCCATCAATAAATACACCCTCAGTACCCGGGAACATCAGCGCCTGGTACAAGGCGAGATCATCGCACTGGACGATGAATACACGTTTATTCAACGCATCCCCCGTAGCCATTACGTTTTGGCCGTTGGTCCGATTCCTTATCTGTTTTTCCTGCATGAAATCCGACTTCTTAATCTATTTGTACTGATGCTGATTGGCCTGTCGCTGGCATTACCCGTATTTTTGTGGATGCGCCCACACTGGAAAGCGATGCTGCAACTGGAAAGCGCAGCCCAACGACTAGGGGACGGGCATCTAGAAGAACGTACTCACTTTGACAACACCTCTAGTCTTTTCCGTCTCGGGGTGGCCTTTAATCGTATGGCGGACAATCTGAATCAACTGATTGCCAGTAAAAAACAACTCATTGATAACATCGCTCATGAACTGAGAACGCCCTTGGTGCGCCTGCGCTACCGCCTGGCAATCAGCGACAATCTGACCGAAAAAGAGCAAGAATCGATTAACCGGGACATCAGTCAACTGGAGGCATTAATTGATGAATTACTCACTTATGCTCGTCTTGATCGACCACAGGTCACACTGCACCTGGAAGCCATTGCCTTATCAGACTGGTTACAAAAGCGGGTTCAGGATTTTCAACTGGTTCATGCGGATAAAAAAATTGAGCTGGATATTCATCAATCCGCTAATTTCGGCTATGTCGATTTACGGCTGATGGAGCGAGTTTTAAATAATCTGGTCACTAATGCGCTGCGTTTCTGCAAAAGCCGCTTGCGAATAGGACTCACGCTGGATCAAGGCGTAGCCTGTCTGCAAGTTGAAGATGATGGGCCCGGTATCGCCCCACAGGATAGAGAAACCATCTTTGAACCTTTTATTCGGCTTGATTCTGGTATTGAAAACAGCAGTGGCGGCTGTGGACTGGGACTGGCGATTGTTCACGCCATCGTCCGCGCTCATGGTGGAGACATCAGTGTGAAAAGCAGTTCACTGGGCGGTGCACGGTTTATTTTTCGCTGGCCGGTCATCACCTCTACATCGGCTTCCGGTGGTTTGCCGACAAAGGTTGTACAATCCGTTACACGCTGA
- the asr gene encoding acid resistance repetitive basic protein Asr, producing the protein MNKVLVMIAGVALGLSSVAFAADAATTAPTASAPTTMAKTAHVKKHVKHVKHVKHVKHAKQTATPAQKAQAAKKKVVKKHVTPAQKAQAAKKKVMKKHTPAKKTATPAA; encoded by the coding sequence ATGAATAAAGTATTAGTAATGATCGCAGGTGTAGCTCTGGGTCTGTCCTCTGTTGCCTTTGCAGCTGATGCAGCTACAACGGCGCCTACCGCTAGCGCACCAACAACTATGGCTAAAACAGCCCATGTTAAGAAACATGTTAAGCACGTAAAACATGTTAAGCATGTAAAACATGCAAAACAAACAGCAACTCCTGCTCAAAAAGCACAGGCCGCTAAGAAAAAAGTTGTGAAAAAACACGTTACCCCTGCCCAGAAAGCTCAGGCAGCCAAGAAAAAAGTTATGAAAAAACACACTCCGGCCAAGAAGACTGCTACCCCGGCAGCTTAA
- a CDS encoding serine protease translates to MRISACLLCSFTLLAPTVWADTVPSAEQQKQILFFNHDDRDKVPDVSQWPWQAIGQLETAGGNLCTATLISPHLALTAGHCVLAPPGVADKPIALRFLPTGNGWRYETHQIVALTNRRLAKRLKADGDDWIVPPAAAPWDYALIRLKQTPPDIKPLPLWSGSLGALKIALAQAHQRVTQAGYPEDHQETLYRHQNCLITGWVHKAVMSHRCDTLPGDSGSPLMLKTPGGWVLVGIQSSAPDASARNQADNRAVAVTAIRQQLETLSERASH, encoded by the coding sequence ATGCGCATATCAGCCTGTTTGTTATGTTCATTCACCCTTCTTGCGCCAACGGTTTGGGCAGATACCGTTCCCAGCGCTGAGCAGCAAAAGCAAATCCTGTTTTTTAACCATGATGATCGCGATAAAGTTCCTGATGTATCTCAATGGCCCTGGCAGGCCATCGGCCAGTTAGAAACCGCTGGCGGTAATCTCTGCACGGCAACACTGATTTCGCCACATCTGGCACTTACCGCAGGACATTGCGTGCTTGCGCCTCCAGGTGTCGCCGACAAACCCATTGCCTTGCGCTTTTTACCTACCGGCAACGGCTGGCGCTATGAGACCCACCAGATTGTAGCGCTAACCAACAGACGGCTGGCCAAACGGCTGAAGGCCGACGGAGACGATTGGATCGTTCCTCCCGCTGCGGCACCGTGGGATTACGCGCTTATCCGCCTGAAACAGACGCCTCCCGATATCAAACCATTACCGTTATGGTCAGGCTCGCTGGGGGCATTGAAAATCGCCTTGGCACAGGCACACCAGCGCGTTACTCAGGCGGGTTATCCGGAAGATCACCAGGAAACACTATACCGGCACCAGAATTGTCTGATCACGGGTTGGGTACATAAGGCCGTGATGTCGCATCGGTGCGACACTTTACCGGGCGACAGTGGCTCGCCGTTGATGTTGAAAACCCCCGGTGGCTGGGTGTTAGTGGGGATTCAGAGTTCCGCTCCGGACGCCAGTGCCCGAAACCAGGCAGACAACCGTGCCGTGGCCGTTACCGCTATTCGTCAACAATTAGAAACGTTGTCTGAACGCGCATCCCATTGA